The sequence below is a genomic window from Brettanomyces bruxellensis chromosome 9, complete sequence.
CTCTGTTTAAGCTTTgactttttcaaataacTAACTCTAGTGATAACCATATTCACTCCTTTTTATCAGTAAAACAACAAACTGAAAATACAGGTTATTTCACTAATCGCATTCTTTTAACTAGGTCAAACTTATTCACTctttcattctttcttcagaGTTTTTCTCTTTATATTCACTCCTTCGAGCACCAAAACTTATTAATATAATGAAgcttttaaatattttctcaTCACTTCTATTGGTGGCATGCGCCTACGCGGCTCCCGTTTCAAAGAGCACACAGAAGCACAAACACTCTCCACACAGCAGCGAGAAATCGGTGTCAGTCAAGAAAATAGTTTCCGGTGATTTGGATGCATACGAGTCGCCCTCTGGAAGTTTCGAAGATGGAAAGATTGCTTGCTCTGATTTCCCTAGTGGAAACGGTGTTATTTCTCTAAGTTGGTTAGGACTTGGTGGATGGGCTTCAATTATGGATGCCAATGGAGAcacatcatcttcttgtGAAGATGGTGAGTACTGCTCTTATGCATGCCAACCAGGTATGGCTAAGACTCAATGGCCTTCAGACCAACCAAGCGATGGTAGATCAGTTGGTGGCTTGTATTGCAAGGGTGGATATTTGTACAGAACCAACACCGATGCCGACAATCTTTGTGCATGGGGAGAGAACTCAACTACTGTGAAATCTTCTCTAGATAAGGATGTGGCAATTTGCCAGACTGATTATCCAGGTTCGGAAAACATGGTTGTTCCTACTGTTCTTGAAGCTGGCTCGTCATCGCCACTAACAACTATCGATGAAGATACATATTATCAATGGcaaggaaaaaagacatCGGCTCAATTCTATGTTAACAACGCCGGCGTTTCCGTCGACAATGGTTGCATTTGGGGTTCTGCCTCCAAAGGTGTTGGAAATTATGCCCCTCTCGTTATTGGCGCTGGTTACACCGACGGAAAGGCATACATTTCTTTGATACCAAACCCAAACAATAAGAACTCGGCTAATTTCAATGTAGAAATCACCGCGGCCGACGGATCAGAGGTTGATGGTGAATGCTCATATTCCGATGGTTCATTTTCTGGGGACAGTGACGATGGTTGTACTGTTACCGTTGTTTCTGGTAGCGCTGTTATAACCTTTAGTTAGGTAATTGTTgataccattttttttaagattGGGGAATAAAGAGACTTCACatataaatttgaaaacaaCTTTGCTTATGACTTTTAGACCGACTCAGATCTTCTGAGCAGTGGACGGTATGCCTTCTTCGGTATTCACTATCCAGGActtactttctttattgAGCTGTAAATCGtgcagcttttttttttttttgatatataTC
It includes:
- the UTH1 gene encoding SUN protein uth1 (SECRETED:SignalP(1-18)~CAZy:GH132), whose product is MKLLNIFSSLLLVACAYAAPVSKSTQKHKHSPHSSEKSVSVKKIVSGDLDAYESPSGSFEDGKIACSDFPSGNGVISLSWLGLGGWASIMDANGDTSSSCEDGEYCSYACQPGMAKTQWPSDQPSDGRSVGGLYCKGGYLYRTNTDADNLCAWGENSTTVKSSLDKDVAICQTDYPGSENMVVPTVLEAGSSSPLTTIDEDTYYQWQGKKTSAQFYVNNAGVSVDNGCIWGSASKGVGNYAPLVIGAGYTDGKAYISLIPNPNNKNSANFNVEITAADGSEVDGECSYSDGSFSGDSDDGCTVTVVSGSAVITFS